The following are encoded together in the Neomonachus schauinslandi chromosome 15, ASM220157v2, whole genome shotgun sequence genome:
- the ZNF18 gene encoding zinc finger protein 18, translating to MPVELGQALVLPPRLAKTEDAPFSGPDAASRGELSNPEAARQLFRQFRYQVMSGPHETLRQLRKLCFQWLRPEVHTKEQILEILMLEQFLTILPGEIQMWVRKQCPGSGEEAVTLVESLKGDPQRLWQWISIQVLGQEILSEKMESASCQVGEVERHFEVGPQELGLQDSPCRPLEPPSHPVKEESDMEQELVMAATPPPGPPEERLIRDQDFGASFLQAAPPEQWRHLDSTQKEQYWDLMLETYGKMVSGGISSSKSDLTNSAEYGEELVGLHLPVGEKIPRPTCMGDRQENDKENVNLENCRGQEASDVSCQASGEAPSQVSLGGLVSEDEPRCFGEGDSLPEPPENLQGEGPASQLSPHGRNSGKQHLANPHPEELSLLWLEEKREASPKGQPRAPMSQKLPTCRECGKTFYRNSQLVFHQRTHTGETYFQCPTCKKAFLRSSDFVKHQRIHTGEKPCKCDYCGKGFSDFSGLRHHEKIHTGEKPYKCPICEKSFIQRSNFNRHQRVHTGEKPYKCSRCGKSFSWSSSLDKHQRSHLGKKPFQ from the exons ATGCCTGTCGAGCTGGGGCAGGCCCTGGTCCTGCCACCGCGGCTGGCGAAGACCGAGGACGCCCCATTCTCAGGACCAGATGCTGCCTCTCGAGGGGAGCTCTCTAACCCCGAGGCCGCACGCCAGCTTTTCAGGCAGTTTCGTTACCAGGTGATGTCTGGGCCCCACGAGACGCTGAGACAACTGCGGAAGCTCTGTTTCCAGTGGCTGCGGCCAGAGGTTCACACAAAGGAGCAGATCCTAGAGATCCTCATGTTGGAGCAGTTCCTGACCATCCTGCCTGGGGAGATCCAGATGTGGGTGCGGAAACAGTGCCCCGGCAGCGGGGAGGAGGCCGTGACCCTTGTGGAGAGCTTGAAGGGAGACCCCCAGAGACTGTGGCAGTGG ATCAGCATCCAGGTTCTAGGACAGGAAATCTTGTCAGAGAAGATGGAATCTGCAAGCTGCCAAGTGGGGGAAGTAGAACGCCATTTTGAAGTGGGGCCTCAGGAGCTGGGACTTCAGGACTCACCCTGCAGGCCTCTGGAGCCTCCGAGCCATCCAGTGAAAGAGGAGTCTGACATGGAACAAGAATTAG TGATGGCTGCTACCCCGCCTCCCGGCCCACCGGAGGAAAGGCTCATCAGAGACCAGGACTTCGGAGCCTCCTTTCTCCAAGCAGCACCTCCG GAGCAGTGGAGGCACCTGGATTCCACTCAGAAGGAGCAGTACTGGGATCTCATGCTGGAGACCTACGGGAAAATGGTCTCAGGAG GCATTTCCAGTTCCAAGTCTGATCTGACTAATTCAGCAGAATATGGGGAAGAGCTGGTGGGACTGCACCTTCCTGTTGGCGAGAAGATCCCAAGACCCACCTGCATGG gaGACAGGCAGGAGAATGACAAAGAGAACGTGAATTTGGAAAATTGTAGAGGCCAGGAAGCTTCTGATGTCTCCTGTCAAGCGTCAGGTGAGGCACCTTCTCAGGTGTCCTTGGGTGGCCTCGTCAGTGAGGATGAACCGAGATGCTTTGGAGAAGGGGACAGTCTCCCCGAGCCTCCAGAAAACCTTCAGGGTGAGGGGCCAGCGAGCCAGCTTTCGCCCCATGGAAGGAATTCTGGGAAACAGCATTTGGCTAATCCCCATCCGGAAGAACTGTCCCTGCTGTGgctggaggagaagagagaggccTCTCCGAAAGGGCAGCCGAGAGCCCCCATGTCCCAGAAACTCCCCACCTGCAGGGAGTGTGGGAAAACCTTTTATAGGAATTCTCAGCTGGTTTTCCACCAAAGAACTCACACTGGAGAGACGTACTTTCAGTGCCCCACCTGCAAAAAAGCCTTTCTACGGAGTTCAGACTTTGTGAAGCATCAGAGGATCCACACGGGAGAGAAGCCTTGTAAATGTGATTACTGTGGGAAAGGCTTTAGCGACTTCTCGGGGTTGCGTCACCATGAGAAGATCCACACgggagagaaaccctataaatgtcCCATCTGTGAGAAAAGTTTTATTCAGAGATCCAACTTCAATCGACATCAGAGagttcacacaggagagaaaccgtACAAGTGTTCCCGCTGCGGGAAGAGTTTCAGCTGGAGCTCGAGCCTTGATAAACATCAAAGATCCCATTTAGGAAAGAAGCCCTTTCAGTAG